From the genome of Thermoplasmata archaeon:
ACGAGGACGCACTTCGCGTCATCGTCGAAGCCGTTCTCCACGAGCCGATCGAACATGCCGCCGGTCTCGATCGCCAGGACGAACTTCGCGTCCGCCTCGACGAACTTGACCTTCTCCTTCTCCACGTTGTAGGGAATCGTGTAGCCGGCGTCGCCCACGTCGTCTCGACAGTTGATCCGTTTGCGTTCTCCATTTCGCGTAATCTCCTCGAGGGTCAGGTTCCCGATCACGCTCGCTCCGCTTTCTTCCGGCCGCAGCTTGAAATCCTCCCGCAGCAGCTGCGTGATCACCTCGAGGTCCTCCGCGAGGAGGTTCGACTCCTCCTGCGCATGGAACTTTGCGATGTCCCAGCCCTCGGAGATGTAGTACATTTCCCTCAGGGTCGAGGACTTGCTCTCGCGAATCATGTCGCGAATGAACTCGAGGACGTGCATCGTCCGGAGGAGCATCAGGGCGCCTTTGAGCTTCTTCGCGCTCCGCACGCCCATCAGGCTGCCGTACTTCCACACCGCGTGCTTCGTGTCGAACCGGATGTTCGCCTTCGTACGGAGCGGGATCTTCATCTTCGGGACCTGACCCGTGTCGAGCTCCTCATAGATCTCCTCCGCGATCCCGTAGAGCGCATCGACCGCCTTGTTTGCCTCCGCGGCATTCGGGGACTTCGTCGGCTTCTTACTCATCATCGAGCGCCTCCTCCGTTTCATCGTAGTCGATCTCGCCCTCCTCCGGTGCCTCGGGCGCGGGGGCTTCGGCCTCCTCTTCCTCGAAGTCCGCGTAGTTCATCTCCCAGTCCCCGGGCAAGGGCTCCGCGCCGATCACGAGGCCCGGGTTGATGCCGCTTACGTAGACCTCGGACTCATCGTACTCCGCCTCGTCGAGCCCTTCGAGGACGAACGAGACGGATCCTTTCTGCACGGAGTCGATCCGCTTCAGCTCCCACGTAATCTTCCCGTCATCGCGCACTTCGGCGGGCTTCGGCTCGAACCCTTTCGCCTCTATCCCGCGCGGGAGGAGGAGGTGGAGGTTGAGCTTCTTCCCGGCGGACGTAAAGTTGTGGACGTTGATCGTGACCGTGTGCCGTTTCTGTTTCTTTTCGTACGCGATCTCCTCGTCGATCCAGACGACGCCCATGATCTTGGTGATCGTCGCGTCCAGGGAAGGGACCTTCTTGTCCACGATCTTCGCGGACTTCTCCGCGATTCGGGGCAGGATGAGCTGGACGATTTCGAACTTCTCTTTCGTCTTCGCGCGGTGCGCCTTCTTCGTCAGGTGCGTCTTGAGCCGACGCCCGCATTCCTTCAGCGCGAGGTCGAGCTCCGTCATAATCTCGTCGACCGTCGCGACCGCCTCCTTCGCTTCGGAGGTGTAGGGCACCTTTGTCGAGCAGACGTGGACGAGGACAATCGCGGGGCCGAACGGAAGGCCCGCGCCGCCGCGCTGCTCGAGCCCGTACCGCCGCCAGTCGACGTTGGCGACGGCCTGCGTGAGAGCGCATCCGCCAGCCTGGTAGAGGAGAGGCACGCGGTTCGCGAACCGCAGGACTTCGGCTGATTGGTCGGGCGGTAGGTCGCCACCGTAGACGATGCCGACCTCGACTTGGAACGGATTCCCTGAGTACACTGCCGGGTCGCGAGTCAAGGGCGGCGCATAGAACTCTGGCCGCAGGCTGCCGAGGACGTTCTTGAGGCCGCGCTTGATGAGGCGCTCGCCGATCGGGCTCAGGCAGTCCGTCGGCGGGGACATCAGCTTCGCGGACTGCATCGCCTCGTGCAGCGCCTTCGCCTGCTCGAGCACCAACGATCTCGGCTTCGCGTCCGGGTCGAGGCGCGCGGCCTCGCAGATTTCCTTCGCGACCCGAGACGACACCCGGACGAATTCCTCCTCCAGGAACGCCCCGAGCTTGTACGATTTCGTCTCCTTCATCATCGCCATCAGCGTGCCGAGCTCGATCCCGTGAGGATGGGGCGGGATCTCCTTCGTCTTCGGAGGGAGGTCCTCCGTCGCCCGCTCGAAGACCACCGTCTCACCTTCCGGCGGCTGGTAGGCGATGCGCGCGTGAGGATTCACGATCGCCGTCGCCTTCAGGTACTCCAGAACCGACTGTTTCCCTCCGACGAAGCGGCCTTTGAGCGGGATCTCGATCCGGGTGCCGTGCGAGCGCTCCCAAACGACGAAATCTTCCGAGACGATATGCGGGCGGTTCTTCTTCGTGTCCAGGATGAGTTCGATCTCGTAGGCGACATCCTGTTCCTGGACCTTCGAACGGATCTTCGTCGGCTTGCCGGTCGTGATCTGGCCGTACATGACCGCCCCTGAAATCCCGAGACCTTGCTGGCCTCGCCGTTGGGCGCGACTGAAGAATCGGGATCCGTATAGCAATCGCCCGAACACGTTGGCGACCTCCTTCTTCACGATGCCCGGCCCGTTGTCCTCGACCACGACGAGGAATTCGTCCTTGTCGGTCTTGCGAACCTCGACGAAGATGTCGGGGAGGATGTCCGCATCGGCGGCGGCGTCTAGGCTATTGTCAACGCCCTCTTTCACCGCGGTGAGGAGGGCCTTCGTCGCCGAGTCGTATCCCAGGATTTGCTTGTTCCGCTCGAAGAACTCGGAGACGCTGATCTCGCGCTGCTTCTTCGCGAGTTCCTCTGCGATCGATGTGGATGGCATGCAATCACACGATACAGTTCACGAGAACGCGAGGCGTTCCCATCCCGGAGCCCCGCATGTTTCGGAGTGCCATTTAAGGTTTCCTGAAAGAACGTGCGCGGACGATTCTATGGAGGGAGAGGCTATCAACCTGCCGGCCGGAGGTGAGCGAAAGTGCGCGATGGCGGATGCCTTCAGTCCTCGAAGACCGCGCCGCACTTCGGGCACTTCTCGTCGTCCTCGCCGACGTCGGCGCCGCAGTTCGTGCAGGTGAACGCGGCGGCCTTCGACGCCTTGCCGCCCGCTTCCGTCGGTTTCTCGACGGCCTTGTTCCCGGGTTCCGGCACGGGCTTCTCCTTCGGGATTTCCGTCCCGAGCATCCGCGTCCGGTTGTCCCTCATCCGTCTCGTGTACCACCACATGAAGAGGATGACGAAATAGAAGAGCGCCGGGAAGGTCATCGAGAGACCCGTATAGTACGTGAAGAACCCGTAGAACGCGGTCCCGGACGCGGTGATCGGGCCGAAGTCGGACGACGTGTAGGTCCAGTTCCCGGCGTTGTCCGTCACCGAGAACGCGTACCCGTAGATCGATCCGCCGAGCGGGAGGGTTGCCACGTACCATGTGCCGTCCCGGGTGTTCGTCGAACTGTTCGGCCCCGGGCTGTAGGCCATTGGGAAGGACGGCTGGGACCCCGAAACGCCTTCGATCACGGTGAGATTGAGGGAGACGTTGTACGTGGAGTAGTTGCCGTCCACCGTCGTGATGAGCCTCACGCGGAACGTGAAGTCCCGGCCCGGATCCGCGTGGTATGGCGACACGGTGCCGTTCTCCAGCGCCATCGTCGGGGCCGAGGACGGGACCGACGCGCTGCTCAACTCGACCGGGTCGCTCTGCGCGAGGAGCGCCTGCGTCTGCATGGCTCCGGCGAGCAACGTCGCGATGACGAAGATGGGCAGCGCGTTCA
Proteins encoded in this window:
- a CDS encoding DNA topoisomerase VI subunit B, coding for MPSTSIAEELAKKQREISVSEFFERNKQILGYDSATKALLTAVKEGVDNSLDAAADADILPDIFVEVRKTDKDEFLVVVEDNGPGIVKKEVANVFGRLLYGSRFFSRAQRRGQQGLGISGAVMYGQITTGKPTKIRSKVQEQDVAYEIELILDTKKNRPHIVSEDFVVWERSHGTRIEIPLKGRFVGGKQSVLEYLKATAIVNPHARIAYQPPEGETVVFERATEDLPPKTKEIPPHPHGIELGTLMAMMKETKSYKLGAFLEEEFVRVSSRVAKEICEAARLDPDAKPRSLVLEQAKALHEAMQSAKLMSPPTDCLSPIGERLIKRGLKNVLGSLRPEFYAPPLTRDPAVYSGNPFQVEVGIVYGGDLPPDQSAEVLRFANRVPLLYQAGGCALTQAVANVDWRRYGLEQRGGAGLPFGPAIVLVHVCSTKVPYTSEAKEAVATVDEIMTELDLALKECGRRLKTHLTKKAHRAKTKEKFEIVQLILPRIAEKSAKIVDKKVPSLDATITKIMGVVWIDEEIAYEKKQKRHTVTINVHNFTSAGKKLNLHLLLPRGIEAKGFEPKPAEVRDDGKITWELKRIDSVQKGSVSFVLEGLDEAEYDESEVYVSGINPGLVIGAEPLPGDWEMNYADFEEEEAEAPAPEAPEEGEIDYDETEEALDDE
- a CDS encoding zinc ribbon domain-containing protein; translation: MTSQEALAYLWTKFRKFRGTRWFRVVYVAILIALVAQLYVLTASALACLILFLMPFSVFLIPYYFGERRMRHFALNALPIFVIATLLAGAMQTQALLAQSDPVELSSASVPSSAPTMALENGTVSPYHADPGRDFTFRVRLITTVDGNYSTYNVSLNLTVIEGVSGSQPSFPMAYSPGPNSSTNTRDGTWYVATLPLGGSIYGYAFSVTDNAGNWTYTSSDFGPITASGTAFYGFFTYYTGLSMTFPALFYFVILFMWWYTRRMRDNRTRMLGTEIPKEKPVPEPGNKAVEKPTEAGGKASKAAAFTCTNCGADVGEDDEKCPKCGAVFED
- a CDS encoding DNA topoisomerase IV subunit A; its protein translation is MMSKKPTKSPNAAEANKAVDALYGIAEEIYEELDTGQVPKMKIPLRTKANIRFDTKHAVWKYGSLMGVRSAKKLKGALMLLRTMHVLEFIRDMIRESKSSTLREMYYISEGWDIAKFHAQEESNLLAEDLEVITQLLREDFKLRPEESGASVIGNLTLEEITRNGERKRINCRDDVGDAGYTIPYNVEKEKVKFVEADAKFVLAIETGGMFDRLVENGFDDDAKCVLVHLKGQPSRSTRRLLKRLNEEMKLPCAVFVDGDPWSFRIHASVAYGAIKTAHISEYLATPTAEFVGITASDILNYDLPTDALTPRDIGALNAELSDPRFNDEFWRNEIQTMLQINKKAEQQALAKYGLDYVTDTYLPEKLGPLGLMQ